Proteins encoded together in one Ipomoea triloba cultivar NCNSP0323 chromosome 4, ASM357664v1 window:
- the LOC116016379 gene encoding calcium-transporting ATPase, endoplasmic reticulum-type, with amino-acid sequence MDERPFLAWSLSVDQCLKEYQVKLNKGLSTYEVEKRREKYGWNELQKEKGKSLWGLFLEQFDDMLVKILLVAAFISFILAYLHGNETGDSGFEVYVEPFVIFLILVLNAIVGVWQESNAEKALEALKEMQCESAKTFRDGYSVPDLPARELVPGDIVELRVGDKVPADMRVAVLKTLTLRVEQSSLTGEAMPVVKGTEPILISDCELQAKENMVFAGTTVVNGSCICIVISTGMCTEIGKIQKQIHEASMEESDTPLKKKLDEFGNRLTTVIGIVCLVVWIINYKYFLTWEVVNGWPTNFRFSFEKCTYYFKIAVALAVAAIPEGLPAVITTCLALGTRKMAQKNAIVRKLPSVETLGCTTVICSDKTGTLTTNQMSVSEFFTLGGKTTSSRTFHVEGTTYDPKDGGIVDWKCYNMDANLQALAEICALCNDAGIFFDGRQFRATGLPTEAALKVLVEKMGVPDYKARSKIRDAMLISNYLIDCNTVKLGCCEWWIKRSKRIATLEFDRVRKSMSVIVRESNGNNRLLVKGAVEGLLERSSYVQLADGSTVPIDECCRKLLLLKHSEMSSKGLRCLGLAYKDHLEELSDYYSNSHPAHKKLLDPSYYSLLESNLIFVGVVGLRDPPREEVYSAINSCRGAGINVMVITGDNKSTAEVVCREIHLFSQGEDLKGKSFTGKEFMALSSQQQMDILSRLGGKVFSRAEPTHKQEIVRVLKEMGEVVAMTGDGVNDAPALKLADIGVAMGITGTEVAKEASDMILADDNFSTIVSAIAQGRSIYNNMKAFIRYMISSNVGEVISIFLTALLQIPECMIPVQLLWVNLVTDGPPAIALGFNPADVDIMRKPPRKSDDALINSWVFIRYMVIGTYVGIATVGIFILWYTQASFMGINLVSDGHTLVELSQLRNWGECSSWSNFNATPFTAGDHRLVTFSNPCEYFGGGKVKAMTLSLSVLVAIEMFNSLNALSEDNSLITMPPWTNPWLLVAMAFSFGLHCLILYVPLLADVFCVVPLSVNEWFLVILVSAPVILIDEVLKFFGRRRRKSTKLKAA; translated from the exons ATGGATGAAAGGCCATTCCTTGCTTGGTCCCTTTCAGTTGATCAGTGTCTGAAAGAGTACCAAGTGAAGCTAAACAAGGGTCTAAGCACATATGAGGTTGAGAAGCGGCGAGAGAAATACGGTTGGAATGAGCTACAGAAAGAGAAGGGGAAGTCCTTGTGGGGACTATTTTTGGAGCAGTTTGATGATATGCTTGTCAAGATCCTTCTTGTTGCAGCCTTCATCTCATTTATTCTTGCTTATTTGCATGGAAATGAAACTGGGGACTCTGGATTTGAAGTCTATGTAGAGCCATTTGTGATTTTCTTGATTCTAGTTCTAAATGCCATTGTAGGAGTTTGGCAAGAGAGCAATGCTGAAAAGGCACTTGAAGCTCTGAAGGAGATGCAATGTGAGTCTGCAAAGACATTCAGGGATGGATATTCAGTACCAGATTTGCCAGCAAGGGAGCTCGTCCCCGGGGATATTGTGGAGTTACGAGTTGGTGATAAAGTACCTGCTGACATGAGGGTTGCGGTTTTGAAAACCTTGACCCTAAGAGTGGAACAGAGCTCTTTGACAGGGGAGGCAATGCCAGTTGTAAAAGGCACCGAGCCTATCTTGATAAGTGATTGTGAATTGCAGGCGAAAGAAAACATGGTTTTTGCAGGAACAACTGTTGTGAACGGTAGCTGCATTTGTATTGTTATTAGCACTGGGATGTGCACTGAAATTGGTAAGATACAAAAGCAAATACATGAGGCATCGATGGAAGAAAGTGATACACCTTTGAAGAAGAAGCTTGATGAGTTTGGTAATAGGCTTACGACTGTCATTGGCATTGTTTGCCTTGTTGTGTGGATTATCAACTACAAATATTTCCTCACTTGGGAGGTAGTGAATGGATGGCCAACAAATTTTCGTTTTTCATTTGAAAAGTGcacatattattttaagattgcTGTTGCCCTTGCTGTTGCTGCGATTCCCGAGGGTCTCCCAGCTGTAATCACAACTTGCTTAGCTCTAGGTACAAGGAAAATGGCACAGAAAAACGCTATTGTACGAAAACTTCCGAGTGTAGAGACTTTAGGATGCACAACGGTGATTTGCTCAGATAAAACAGGAACACTGACTACAAATCAGATGTCTGTCTCAGAATTCTTTACTCTAGGAGGGAAAACTACAAGCTCACGAACTTTTCATGTTGAAGGCACTACTTATGATCCAAAGGATGGTGGAATCGTTGACTGGAAGTGCTACAATATGGATGCCAACTTACAAGCCTTAGCAGAAATATGTGCTCTCTGCAATGATGCGGGGATTTTTTTTGATGGGCGTCAGTTCAGAGCAACGGGCTTACCAACTGAGGCAGCTCTAAAGGTTTTGGTTGAAAAGATGGGAGTACCAGATTACAAGGCGAGGAGCAAAATTCGTGATGCAATGCTTatttcaaactatttaattGATTGCAATACAGTGAAGTTAG GCTGCTGTGAATGGTGGATAAAACGATCAAAGAGGATTGCAACTCTGGAATTTGACCGGGTTCGCAAGTCCATGAGTGTTATTGTTCGGGAATCTAATGGGAATAATCGACTTCTTGTTAAG GGGGCTGTTGAGGGTTTGCTGGAGCGTAGTTCATATGTGCAACTGGCAGATGGGTCCACTGTACCGATTGATGAGTGCTGTAGAAAACTTTTACTGTTAAAACATTCAGAGATGAGCTCAAAGGGACTGCGGTGCTTAGGATTAGCATACAAAGATCATTTGGAAGAACTCTCAGACTACTATTCAAACAGTCATCCTGCACACAAGAAACTCCTAGATCCTTCCTACTACTCTTTGCTAGAAAGTAATTTAATCTTTGTAGGGGTTGTTGGTCTGAGG GACCCTCCTCGTGAGGAAGTTTACAGCGCAATCAATTCTTGTAGAGGAGCTGGGATCAATGTCATGGTGATAACTGGAGATAATAAGTCGACAGCAGAAGTAGTTTGTCGtgaaattcatttattttctcaaGGAGAGGATCTTAAAGGGAAAAGTTTTACCGGAAAAGAGTTTATGGCTCTTTCATCCCAGCAACAGATGGATATATTGTCGAGACTTGGGGGAAAGGTTTTCTCTCGAGCTGAACCCACACATAAACAAGAAATTGTGAGGGTGCTAAAGGAGATGGGCGAAGTTGTTGCAATGACTGGAGATGGTGTCAATGATGCCCCTGCGCTAAAACTTGCGGATATTGGAGTAGCCATGGGTATTACTGGAACTGAG GTTGCCAAGGAAGCTTCGGATATGATTCTAGCAGATGATAATTTCAGTACAATAGTTTCTGCTATTGCACAGGGCCGCTCCATCTATAACAACATGAAAGCCTTCATCAG ATACATGATATCTTCTAATGTTGGTGAGGTTATATCCATATTTCTGACCGCTCTTCTCCAGATACCAGAGTGTATGATACCTGTACAGCTGCTGTGGGTAAATTTGGTTACAGACGGTCCACCCGCCATAGCTCTAGGATTTAACCCTGCTGATGTTGACATAATGAGGAAACCACCCCGGAAGAGTGATGATGCTCTAATAAACTCATGGGTTTTCATTCGCTACATG GTGATCGGCACGTACGTGGGGATTGCAACTGTTGGCATCTTTATACTGTGGTATACTCAGGCTTCTTTCATGGGCATTAATCTTGTGAGTGATGGGCACACCCTTGTGGAATTGTCACAGCTGCGCAACTGGGGAGAGTGCTCATCGTGGTCAAATTTCAATGCGACTCCTTTCACAGCGGGAGATCATCGCCTCGTCACCTTTTCAAACCCATGCGAATATTTTGGTGGTGGCAAAGTGAAGGCAATGACACTCTCACTCTCTGTGCTGGTCGCTATCGAGATGTTCAACTCTCTGAATGCCCTCTCAGAAGACAACAGTCTGATCACCATGCCTCCCTGGACAAACCCTTGGCTTCTCGTTGCAATGGCATTCTCGTTTGGGCTACATTGCCTCATACTGTATGTGCCATTGCTTGCAGATGTGTTCTGTGTCGTCCCGTTGAGTGTAAATGAATGGTTTCTGGTCATCTTAGTTTCAGCACCTGTTATTCTTATCGATGAAGTCCTCAAATTTTTTGGAAGGAGAAGACGGAAGAGCACCAAACTCAAAGCTGCATAA
- the LOC116015975 gene encoding uncharacterized protein LOC116015975, whose amino-acid sequence MEFPREGLSNNRPPALSGTNYSYWKARMKIYILAQGERVWRAVENEWKHPLDDNNKAKGHANWSEEELKEFNYNSKAMNAIYGAVSEETFKLIAATNVAKTAWDILCDHHEGNSTVKQSKLQMIQTQFENLKMEEEENITQFNGRILEIVGEAYNLGEPIPENRLVKKVLRSLPERFMTKVIAIQESKDLNTCKLSDLMGNLKTYELEMLQNKKPNGKGIAFQSKQDTNSDEDTEKMEESIAVLTKNFNRVLKKFNKFRNKNKSFSNNQGSPSFAQNQSVNPKKEGNPNLDGIQCYECKGYGHIQSECPNYLRRKNKTYVATLSDDSDSEEENNFVAFFTNHEDDDESKEGMQDLLNSYKQLHAKWEEIIKVNLNLMQENHFLKSEKEKEILLHKETQEKLMKLLEEGDKLLQEIRRLTESAVQPDLATRNDSAVKNREVLQHHFQHRRRIRCYYCHRLGHIKAHCYKRQNDLHNRIWAKQEQKPAQKVWVRKNQTPVTAYTSKISKETSVWYFDSGCSRHMTGNPNNLEDVHYKNEGHVIFGDGERGQIIASGTLNVHGLPRLPRVFLVQGLKANLISISQLCEDELRVEFSKENCKVYNQGHECVMMGKMSSDKCYTWDSHLTCNQVTIDQTLLWHQCMGHINFHDRKKGLKRGAYRGIPNLDIDENRKYDACLENKMTRSSHKRTLGVHTSRIMELLHMDPLK is encoded by the coding sequence ATGGAGTTCCCCAGAGAAGGACTGTCAAACAACAGGCCACCAGCCCTAAGTGGTACAAACTACTCTTATTGGAAAGCTAGAATGAAAATCTACATATTAGCCCAAGGAGAAAGAGTATGGAGGGCTGTTGAAAACGAATGGAAACATCCCCTTGATGACAATAACAAAGCAAAAGGTCATGCTAATTGGAGCGAAGAAGAACTCAAAGAGTTCAACTATAACTCAAAAGCTATGAATGCCATCTACGGAGCCGTGAGTGAAGAAACATTCAAACTAATCGCTGCCACAAATGTAGCAAAAACAGCATGGGATATATTGTGTGATCATCATGAAGGAAACTCGACagtcaaacaatcaaaactacaaatgATCCAAACTCAGTTTGAAAATCTGaagatggaggaagaagaaaatatcACACAATTTAATGGAAGAATACTAGAAATTGTTGGGGAAGCCTATAACTTAGGAGAACCCATTCCTGAAAACAGGTTAGTAAAAAAGGTGTTGCGATCATTACCAGAAAGATTTATGACGAAAGTAATAGCTATTCAAGAAAGCAAAGATCTCAATACCTGCAAGTTAAGTGATCTAATGGGAAACCTTAAAACATATGAGCTTGAGATGCTGCAAAACAAAAAGCCTAATGGCAAAGGAATAGCCTTTCAATCAAAACAAGACACCAACTCAGATGAAGATActgaaaaaatggaagaatccaTTGCTGTGTTgacaaaaaacttcaacagagttctcaagaaatttaacaaattcaGAAATAAGAACAAGAGTTTCTCAAATAATCAAGGGAGTCCATCATTTGCACAAAACCAATCCGTCAATCCCAAAAAGGAAGGGAATCCAAACCTAGATGGAATACAGTGCTATGAATGCAAGGGATATGGACATATTCAGTCAGAATGTCCAAATTACCTAAGaaggaagaacaaaacatatgtaGCAACCTTGAGTGATGACTCAGAtagtgaagaagaaaacaattttGTGGCATTTTTCACAAATCATGAAGACGATGATGAATCAAAGGAGGGCATGCAAGATCTATTAAACTCCTATAAACAGCTGCACGCCAAGTGGGAAGAAATCATCAAAGTAAACTTAAATCTCATGCAAGAAAATCACTTCCTTAAAagtgaaaaggaaaaggaaatactTCTTCACAAAGAAACCCAAGAAAAGTTAATGAAATTACTAGAAGAGGGAGACAAGTTGCTACAGGAAATAAGAAGACTAACTGAAAGTGCAGTACAACCAGACTTAGCAACAAGGAACGATTCTGCAGTCAAAAACAGAGAAGTGTTACAACATCACTTTCAACACCGTAGAAGAATCAGATGTTACTACTGTCACAGATTGGGACACATCAAGGCACACTGctacaaaagacaaaatgatcTCCATAACAGAATCTGGgcaaagcaagaacaaaaaccaGCCCAAAAAGTCTGGGTcagaaaaaatcaaacaccaGTCACAGCTTATACTTCAAAAATCAGCAAAGAAACAAGTGTTTGGTACTTTGACAGTGGGTGTTCAAGACACATGACCGGAAACCCAAACAATCTAGAGGACGTCCATTACAAAAATGAAGGACATGTAATCTTTGGAGATGGAGAAAGGGGGCAAATCATTGCTAGTGGAACACTAAATGTCCATGGTCTACCCAGATTGCCAAGAGTCTTCTTGGTACAAGGCTTAAAAGCAAACCTTATCAGTATAAGTCAGCTGTGTGAAGATGAACTAAGGGTAGaattctcaaaagaaaattgcaaagtgtACAACCAAGGACATGAATGTGTCATGATGGGAAAAATGTCCTCGGATAAATGCTACACATGGGATAGCCATTTAACCTGCAACCAAGTCACTATCGATCAAACACTTCTGTGGCATCAATGTATGGGgcatataaattttcatgataGGAAAAAGGGACTAAAAAGGGGAGCATACCGAGGTATTCCAAACCTGGACattgatgaaaatagaaaatatgatgcatgtcttgaaaacaaaatgacaaGGAGTAGCCACAAAAGAACACTAGGAGTTCACACTTCAAGAATTATGGAACTTCTCCATATGGACCCACTCAAATAG